The Rhodococcus antarcticus DNA segment AGCCGTCCCGTCCGGCACGCTCGTCGGCAAGGTCGTCGTGGTGACCGGCGGCAACAGCGGCATCGGTGCGGCGATCGTGCGGGCCGCCGCCGCGGAGGGGGCCAGCGTGGTCATCGACTACGTCACTCACGCCGACGACACCACGGATCTCGTCGCCGAGGTCGAGGCGGCCGGCGGCCGTGCGGTCGGGGTGCAGGCCGACGTGTCCAAGGTAGCCGACCTGCAGACCATGATCGCGACGGCGGTCGAGACGTACGGGCGCCTGGACGTGCTGGTCAACAACGCCGGCATCGAGACCCGTACCGCTCTGCTCGACACCTCCGAGGACGACTTCGACGAGGTCGTGGCGGTGAACCTGAAGAGCGCGTTCTTCGGCACGAAGCTCGCCGCCCAGCAGTTCGTCGCCCAGGGCGGCGGCGGCCTCGTCCTGAACATCTCCTCCGTCCACGAGGACTGGCCCATGCCGGGCAACATCGCCTACTGCGTGTCCAAGGGCGGCATCCGCATGCTGACCCGCACGGCCGGGGTCGAGCTCGGCGAGCACGGCATCCGCGTCGTGAACATCGCCCCAGGCGCCGTCAGCACCCCCATCAACACCAGCACCGAGAACGACCCGGCCAAGAAGGCGAAGCTCGACGCCGCGATCCCTCTCGGCCGGATGGCACAGGCCTCCGAGATCGCCGACGTCGTGGTCTTCCTGGCCTCCGGCAAGGCGGGCTACATGACCGCCACCACCGTGGTCGTCGACGGCGGGATCATGCAGGGCAGCGTCGGGCTGTAGGTGTCGGCGCAGCGCCACCCCGCGCCCGTCGACGATCGGTCAGCCCCGCCCGAGCCACCGTCGCAGGCGTGACGGTGCAGCCGCGGTGCGGTCGCAGGTGCAGCGTTGCGCGGCCGGGACGCGGGCCATGACGGTGTCGACGTGTTGGCCGCAGCCGGCCCAGGTGGTCTTGCCGCACGTCGTGCAGGGGGTAGCTCGGCACATGGTGGTGGTCCTCTCGTGGGTTCAGGTGTGGGAGAAGCGGATGGTGGGCAGGACGCGGCGCAGCCAGGGCGGGGACCACCAGGCGGCGTGCCCGGTCAGGCGCAGCAGCACCGGCAGCAGGATGAGCCGGACGAGTCCGGCGTCGAGCAGGACGGCGACGCCGAGGATGACGCCCATCTCCTTGGGGGGCAGCGGGTCGGCCAGGGCGAAGGAGAAGAACACCGCGACCATCACGGCGGCGGCGGCGAGGATGACCCGCCCGGAGTGGGCGAGCCCGTCGACTCCGGCGACCTCGGGGTCCCCGGTGCGCTCGTAGTGCTCCTTGGCGGTGGAGAGCAGGAACACGGTGTAGTCCATGGCGATCGCGAAGATCATCGCGAAGAAGAACACCGGGCCCCAGCCGTCGAGGAAGCCCTGCGGGGTGAACCCGAGCAGCCCGGAACCGTGCCCGTCCTGGAACACGAGCTTGGCGACGCCGAACGCGGCACCGGTGGAGAGCAGGCTGACCAGGGTGCCCAGCAGGGCGATGAGCGGGGCCTGCAGGGCCACGAGCAGCAGCAGGAACCCGAGCACGAGGATCACGGTGACCACGATCGGCAGGTAGGTGTTCAGGGCGGACTGCAGGTCGAGGTTCTCCGCCGGCGCCCCACCGACCAGCGCATCGGTGGGCAGGTCGGCCCTGAGCTGGTCGAGGATGCCCCCCATGGCGGGGGCGGAGGGGTCGACGTTGGGGACTGCGGAGAGCAGCACGAGCCCGGACCCGTCCTGTGCGGCCTGGGCGGGGCCGACCATCGCGATGCCCGGGACCGCCCGTGCGGCCGCCGCGACGGCGTCGGCCTGGGTGGCGGGGGCGATGATCTGCAGCTGGCCGGGTGCCCCCTGGCCGAAGCCGGCCTGGACGAGGTCGTAGCCCTGGCGGACCGCGGAGTCCGCGGGCACCACCTGGATCGAGGGCATGGCGACCTTGAGGCCGAACACCGGGACGGTCAGGGCGACGAGGACCCCGAG contains these protein-coding regions:
- a CDS encoding SDR family NAD(P)-dependent oxidoreductase translates to MSNDPAAVPSGTLVGKVVVVTGGNSGIGAAIVRAAAAEGASVVIDYVTHADDTTDLVAEVEAAGGRAVGVQADVSKVADLQTMIATAVETYGRLDVLVNNAGIETRTALLDTSEDDFDEVVAVNLKSAFFGTKLAAQQFVAQGGGGLVLNISSVHEDWPMPGNIAYCVSKGGIRMLTRTAGVELGEHGIRVVNIAPGAVSTPINTSTENDPAKKAKLDAAIPLGRMAQASEIADVVVFLASGKAGYMTATTVVVDGGIMQGSVGL